AATTGCCCATTATTATAAcctaccaccacccacccaccacCTTCCTTAGTCACAACTACTATCACCActcaccaccaccatcctcaatcataattgccaccactaccaatcactactagctactagcacgaaccaccatcatcaaccaaaactaccacAAACCACCGTCTCTAGTCGGCATTCAcccgttagccatcaccaccaacaactatcatattttaaaaaactatatattttattgatagaatattggattagttagtatttcatttgaattttatgttattaattttcaaataaaaataaattttatatattcagatgttaaaaaatcaaacagtcttaattatttctattcagatcttaatacacatcttaatatattcagatgtgtattcagattcagatgtcttaatcttaatacacatcttgatattcagatgtgtatccagattcagatgtcttaatcttaatacacatcttgatattcagatgtgtattcagattcagacgtcttaatcttaataaaaacaaatgaggtcttagtcccttaagtatgctaaagtggagcacaTTTAGTCTCACTGACACAATGTGTTAAAAACTAACGGTGTTACCTaactctgattcatgaagcaaatcttcTGCTTTGAAGCAAAAcgtttcctctccttttattggATAACACAAATTATCACTctaattcctcatttttagataatgtcttctaaaattttgaccttgaaaatatcccCTTCTGTGCCTGTTTTCAATGAcaaaatgatattgtatagccgctgcaaaaataatagccgaaaaaatatataaaaatatgtatattttttttgtatatatatatatatatatatatacatttaaaatttttgttgatttttccacaaagaaaagttaaaatttgaaaagaaTAGAGCCACCTGGATCACTTCTAGGCATATTATTAAAGCAAACAAATAACCATGTTGTGTTATCCCTTTTAGTCCGTGGCAGAAACTGTTTACATTTGATAGcggaaaaagtatataaaatttgtataatttttgtatattaacatacaaaatgtatatatagacaaaaatatatatataaattttatacattttttcggctattatttttataacGGTTACATAGTGTCATTTTCTAATTTCgaccaaaatagacctaccctcaaagataagggacaatGTTGGCCAAAAACTCTAATTTGTTCATTGGAAACACACCAAATAATCCTAGGCTCTTTACTCCAAGGACAACTTTGGAAAAAGAAGTTAGTTCCTTtttgatatctgaaaaaatcaaatattgtggagtacaaacaaaaaaaaccaaaaatttaattaaagtggaccggaggAAGTAGTAAattggggtattatcacttttagcccgcacTAGAAACAATTTATACTCGGTAGcccgaaaaatatataaaatttgtatataacttatataatgtatatatatacaaaaaatatacatttttcggctattatttttatagCGGCTATGTAGTGTCATTTTCCCTAATAATAAATTGGTTATTTTGCCCTCTATTTTCTCATAATTTGCCGACATACGAATTGCTACAAGTAAgagaaataagagagagaaatCTAATGGTTGAAACTACAAGAAACATAATTGTGATACACCTAACCCTCAACCGTAGTTTCTGTAAATATgtttaaatatatttattttatcctaCTGAAAGACTATATACAAATATATTATACTATTATACTCCAAAGAAAAGCTCTACTGGAACTCTGGAAATGAACCACTATAATAAATGGTGCTGATATATATACAATAAATGCTTAGGGGTCCATGAAGTCACTCTTAACCACCTATCAATTAATGAGGAAGATAAGTAGCTCAACCCCCACAAATTTGTAACCAAATGGCAAAATTAAACAATCAAATACCTCCTCCGTCTCACAATATGTGTCGTAATTCTTTTGTGCACGTTCTTTAACAAAGAATAGTTTTTGACTACTTTAtccttattaaatattttctcaatttgCATCATCTCTTTCaataatattatccatatttTTACTAAATGTGAATGCAATTGATTATTAAgagtaaaaaggaaaaatataatcaattttgtcttgaattctaaaaagacaaataatttgagacaactatttttagtaaccaTGACACATATTATGAGAGGAAGGGTGTACTACACAACACTTCACTTATGCTTCCAATATTTATTTTTTGAGAAGCAATGACCGCTGCATTTATGATTATATACGGCGTGATCGTGTTTGATGTCTATACCAGCTTGAATGCTAGAACAATCTACATCGCgttttctattttgattgaaAGTGGTATTTGTTTTGTCATCTTTTGAGATGTTGACCGGTTCAATTTGTGTACATCTTGTCTATTTCACTAAATACTGTAACCTTCGAGCAACACCAATGTTAATGTTCGGTAATTCTGTCTACCACGGCTTAGATAGATAGGACTCAGTCACctaataatttttgtttttgcacaAATGTCAGGTCTATCATGGTTTTCACCCATTTCATTGAGggtagtttttattttttcactAGGCATGTCAAGTTAATTTATATCTATCCTCTTCTCAATTTCAACTCAACAGTCAGTCAAATAATCATGGTCAATTGCCTTTATTCATTTCTTTCAAAGACTTGATTTTTCTAACATCCCAtcttcctcttattttctttcttgaaGTTGGCtataaaattcaacaaacaagaGGAAATTAGTTACCTTGAAGGTGGGGTTGAATCTTCTGCTTTCCATTCCTTTTCTCCGACTAATTACAGGTGCAAGGAAGAAACTGATGGAGGTGAAGGCAGAAGCAACAGCAATGGAGCCAAACAATGATGTACTTCTTTCTGAACACAGACTGAAGCAGGAAATAATAGAAAAAGAACAGATTCAAGTGAAATGCAACGATACAATTACTGAacaagagaattacaaaattgAACTAATGAGAGCTGTTATTGAAAAGCAAGATCCTTCTTCCAAGGTATTACTATACTATTTCCCACAGCATTGCAGCATTTCTCTCATTATCTTGCTAACTATCCttatttgctttctttttccctaTTGGAGAAAAAGATCAAGACTTTTTATAAAATGTAAAAGGATTTTGTTGCTTGTTTCCAGGAAGTAGATGAATATGCATTAAGAAGGTTTCTTCGAGCTCGAGATCTTGACGTAGAaaaagcatcaacaatgttcttGAAATACCTTAAATGGAGGCAAAGCTTTGTACCAAAAGGATCCATTTCAGTGTGTGAGATACCAAACGAGATTGCACAGAACAAGATGTTCATGCAAGGTGTGGACAAACAAGGACGTCCTATTGCTGTAGTTTTTGGTGGCAGGCATATACAAAACAAAATAGGAGGTGTTGAAGAGTTCAAACGTATGACTTTCCTTTTACCTTTTTACTAATTTCACTTGGCCTGCTGCTTCATGGTCAGTGAAGATGGCTATTGAACCAGTCA
Above is a window of Nicotiana tabacum cultivar K326 chromosome 8, ASM71507v2, whole genome shotgun sequence DNA encoding:
- the LOC142162640 gene encoding uncharacterized protein LOC142162640 isoform X1, giving the protein MEVKAEATAMEPNNDVLLSEHRLKQEIIEKEQIQVKCNDTITEQENYKIELMRAVIEKQDPSSKEVDEYALRRFLRARDLDVEKASTMFLKYLKWRQSFVPKGSISVCEIPNEIAQNKMFMQGVDKQGRPIAVVFGGRHIQNKIGGVEEFKRFIVFALDKLCARTSPGREKFVIIGDLQGFGYSNSDVRAYLAALYIVQDCYPERLGKVLLVNVPYFFCTLWKMLYPFIDNNTKKKIMFVESKRLRATLLQDIDESQLPEAYGGKMPLVPIQDA
- the LOC142162640 gene encoding CRAL-TRIO domain-containing protein YKL091C-like isoform X2, which translates into the protein MEVKAEATAMEPNNDVLLSEHRLKQEIIEKEQIQVKCNDTITEQENYKIELMRAVIEKQDPSSKEVDEYALRRFLRARDLDVEKASTMFLKYLKWRQSFVPKGSISVCEIPNEIAQNKMFMQGVDKQGRPIAVVFGGRHIQNKIGGVEEFKRFIVFALDKLCARTSPGREKFVIIGDLQGFGYSNSDDCYPERLGKVLLVNVPYFFCTLWKMLYPFIDNNTKKKIMFVESKRLRATLLQDIDESQLPEAYGGKMPLVPIQDA